DNA from Agathobaculum sp. NTUH-O15-33:
ATCCGCCACCTCCGGGCGTTCACAGAGCATGGTGCCGATGAGCTGCCGGAAAAAAGGCTTGTCACTTAAGTCCAACCCTGTCTGCTTTTTCAGCTCGTCAAAGGACAGTATCCAGTTCCCACTGGAGGTGTTCGCCGCACCGTCCATGACGATAAATTCCACCGCTGTGCGGGCCTGCCGCTCCAGTTCCTCCAGTGAAATGTACCGCTTGTCATTGGCGGCGGCCAACTGCGCCGCCTGCTCCGGCTGATAGTATTGCTGCAGCTCATAGCCCGCTTCTTCGATTTCCGCGTTGGTCATGCCGACGAAATTGTGCAGGCAATCGTACAGGCTGTCGCCGCTTTCCACATGGCTGATATATTCCAGCGCCTTATAGAGCAGGGCTTCTTTCCTTTTTTCGTGCATGGGAATTCTCCTTTCAAGCATTGGCAGAACAGAAGAAAGCCGCCACCGTTGTGACGGCCCGCCTCTGAAAACATCGGTTATGGTTCTTTCAAAAACCAGAGGAACATCTGAATTCCATCTCTTAATCCGGCCCGGTAAAATATTTCTTGGGCATCTTCAGAGAGAATGTGCTGGTCAACAAGGAGCTGATCCATCCATTGCCGGTCAGCTTCCGACAGCGTGAACAGGATTCGGTTCACCTGTTCGCATCGCTTTTCTATTTCGGATTTTGCCGCCGCTCCACATCCGTCCGCCTTGACTTTGATCTGTTTCAGCCTGTCCGAGAGCAGTGTTTCCATCTGTTCTGTCCACTCATCCATCCGATCCACCTCCTTTCAGCGACACAACATACCGTAACGCGCCGCCGAAGTCCATAGCAGAAACCACTAAATATTTTCTACACACCCGGCAGTCTGCCTATCGCGTAGAAGTGCTCCCGCCAGTAGTTGGATTCGATATTCGCGTAGCCGATGGGCGACCCGCAGTGCAGCATCTGCCCGCCGCCGACGTAGATTCCGACGTGGCTCACCGGCCCGCTGCAGGCATAGGTGCGGGTAAAAAAGATCAGGTCGCCGGGCTTGGCCTCCGCCTTGGGGACGATGGCACATTGGTTATAGATGCCGGTGGCCGTGGTGCGCGGCAGGTTGTAAACGCCGGATTGCGTATAAACCCAGCACACAAAACCGCTGCAATCAAAGGAGGTCGCCGGGGTGGAGCCGCCCCACACATAGGGGAAGCCGATGTATTTGGTGGCCTCCGCCATCAGGTCGGCGAAGGTTCCCTCGCCCATCTCCACACCGGGCGGCAGGCCGCTTCCGCCACCGGCCCCGGCTGCCGATCCGTACAGCGCGAGGATATACACACGCTGCGCGTTGGCCTGATCGTCCGGGGTGATCGTCCGGCCAAGGGCGCTTTCAAGGTTTGCGTACACCGTGCCGAGGTCGGTGATGGGGATGGCCACGGTGTAGGTTTCCTCCGATTCATTGCCGTCCGCATCGGTAACGGTGCGGGTGCGTTCCTCGTACCGGACGAAGCAGTCCGCGAAATTCCGGTAGTCCCCGCCGTCCATGCGGAGGTTTTCCGAGCCGAAAAACAGAGCGTAAAAAATGGCTTTCATCCGGGTATCGTCAAGGCTACCGTCCTCGATCATCGGCGTAATTTCCGACACAGCCCCGTCCAGCCCGGTGAAGCTCTCCCGCATATCCTCGATGTACTGCCGGTATTCGGGCGGCACCTGAGAGGAGATGACGCCGCCGTGAAAGGACAGCTCCACGGCGGCGCTGTTGTGATCCGCAGTCCCGGAACAGAGGGCGCAGATCACCACGATGATGAGGATGACCGGCGAGAGGATGGCGGCCACCGTCCAGCCCACCGCCTTTCGCGCCCGCTCATCGGAGAGGATCGCGGCGGCGGCCTTGGCTATCGCGGCTACAGGGACAGCCATGCGATCACCACCATTTCTGTCCGAACAGCGTCTGCTGGAACGGCTCCGCCGCCTGCTGTTCCTGTGCCAGACGGATGGATTTCTCCACGGCCCTGTCTAAAAAATCAGTATCAAAGCCCGCCGAGCGGTAGCCCTCCAGTATGGTGTTCAGATAAAAATCCGAGGGCGCTCCCAGCCCACGGCCATCGTTCATGACGTAAACCATCGCGGGAACCGTCTTTCCGCCCAGCTCCACATCCATCATTTCCTTGCGGTAAAAGTTCGGATAGCCCTCGTAGCGGTCGAGGGCTTCCTCGTCCTTGGGCTTGATCTTCCACAGGAGCACAGGCACGGAGCTGTCCTCCAGAGGCTCCACCGTGGCCACCGCGCCGCGTCTGCCTCCCCGGAACAGCAGCTCGTATCCCCTGATCTCGCTGGTGCCGACCACCGTGGCGGTGGGACAGCGGTGCGCCATCTGCGGGAGGTTTAGATTGCTGCCGTAGGCGATATAAAGGGTGTCTTTTCTTCTGCTCATAGCGTTCTTCTCCTTTTCTCAGCCCATCCGCATATCCATGCCGCCCCGCACGGCTTCCTGCTGAAGCATCTGCTCGGCGTGGTCACGGATGAGCTGTTCAAACACAGTTTCATTTACTTCCGCCACGGCGTGGGGATGGGAATTCATTTCCTTATCGAACCTCGCGCACTCGGCACATTCCGAGAGCAGCGAACCGCCGAGTTCCTCGTGATTCCCGTAAATGGGGAGTTCCACATCGGGCAGGTCAAGCCCCGGACAGTCCCGGTTAAACACAAACCCCACCGTCCCTCTGTCCAGATCGAGGGTGATGTGGAACGGGATTCTCTCGTCGGGGACGGTGCGGCCAAGGTGGGCCGCCGCTTCCGAATCGCTGACGGCGCGGAACAGGCGCAGGCCCTTGGCCGCCTCCGGGAAGTGATCATCCCCGGTGAGCTGCGGGAGCAGCGCCGCCACACACAGCTTTTCTCCCTCCGGCCTGCGGCTGTTTACGTCGGTATCCAGCCGGGACAGCCAGTCCCCCACATGGAACGGATAGCTGAAGCCGCCCGCACAGTAGGAGTAAAAATGG
Protein-coding regions in this window:
- a CDS encoding C40 family peptidase, yielding MAVPVAAIAKAAAAILSDERARKAVGWTVAAILSPVILIIVVICALCSGTADHNSAAVELSFHGGVISSQVPPEYRQYIEDMRESFTGLDGAVSEITPMIEDGSLDDTRMKAIFYALFFGSENLRMDGGDYRNFADCFVRYEERTRTVTDADGNESEETYTVAIPITDLGTVYANLESALGRTITPDDQANAQRVYILALYGSAAGAGGGSGLPPGVEMGEGTFADLMAEATKYIGFPYVWGGSTPATSFDCSGFVCWVYTQSGVYNLPRTTATGIYNQCAIVPKAEAKPGDLIFFTRTYACSGPVSHVGIYVGGGQMLHCGSPIGYANIESNYWREHFYAIGRLPGV
- a CDS encoding gamma-glutamylcyclotransferase family protein, which encodes MSRRKDTLYIAYGSNLNLPQMAHRCPTATVVGTSEIRGYELLFRGGRRGAVATVEPLEDSSVPVLLWKIKPKDEEALDRYEGYPNFYRKEMMDVELGGKTVPAMVYVMNDGRGLGAPSDFYLNTILEGYRSAGFDTDFLDRAVEKSIRLAQEQQAAEPFQQTLFGQKWW